The Opitutaceae bacterium nucleotide sequence GCTGAACGACCGATCAACCTTTCCAACCCACCACCATCATGTACGTTTCACGTCGAGGTTTTATTCAAGGCTGCTGCTCCGGGATCGCCGCCATGTCCGGAGCCAGATTGGGCTATGCCGCCATCGCCGCCCCGGACGAACCCGGTTACAATGAGGAGGTCCTCATCGTCGTCTTCCTGCGCGGCGGACTTGATGGCCTGAGCCTGGTCGGACCGATGGATGGCCCGGACCGCGCGCATTACGAGTCCTACCGGCCGAATCTGAAGCTCGCCACCACCGGTGACAACAAGGCCCTGCCACTCGATGCCCCATGGGGTCTCAACCCCCAGGCCGCGGCCCTCCACCCCATCTACCAGGACGGCAAGCTCGCCTTCATCCAGGCCATCGGCATGGCGAACGGCACCCGCAGCCATTTCGACGCCCAGGAATTCATGGAACTGGGCACTCCCGGCCTGAAAACGGCCCGCGACGGCTGGCTGACCCGGCACCTGAAGACCGCCGACAATATCCCTCCGGAAATCCTCATGCCCTCGATGTCGGTCAGCAGTATCCAGCCGACCTCCCTTCGGGGCGACAGGGACACCCTGACTTTCGATGGCCTGAACAGCTTTGGGATCAACTCCGGTCATTGGTTCTATGTCGACCGGCAGAAGACCAGCCTGCGCCGCCTCTTCAATCTCGAAGACAGCCGCATCCACGATGCCGGCGTCCAGGCCCTCAATGCCGCCGATATCATCGGGACCTACCTCGACGGCGCCTACGCCCCGTCGAACGGGGCTGTTTATCCGAACAACAGTTTCGGCCGCCAACTCCAGAATATCGCCCAGATGATCAAGATCCAGGTCGGCCTTCGGGTCGTCACCGTTGATCTGGGAGGCTGGGACACCCACGAGGAACAGGGTAACGACGGCGGCGGCTACATCGGTGGTCAGCTGAACACTCTTTGCAGCGGTCTGGCTGCCCTCTATCAGGACCTGAACGGCGAAGGGGCTGCCAATTTCATGGGCAAGACCACCGTCGTTGTTCAAAGCGAGTTCGGGCGGCGCATCCGTGAAAACGCCAGCCGGGGGACCGACCACGGCACCGGAAATCTCATGATGGTGATGGGAGGCAACGTCATCGGGGGCGTTCACGGCGACTGGCCCGGTCTTCACCCCGACCAGCTTTACGATAATGCCGACCTCGCCCCGACCAATGACTACCGGCGCATCCTCAGCGAAATCGTCATCCGCCGTCTCGAGAATCCAAGGCTCGGTCAAATCTTCCCGGGCTTCGACGACTACGCCCCACTCGGCGTGGTCACCGGTGAGGATATCCCGCCCGACTTCAACGGCGCGGCCCCCTCCAACGACCTCCTTCCCTTCAAGGGACTGACCACTCTGGGAGGCGGCTGGAAGAATTCACCCTGGTTCGGTGCCTTTCGCGACGATCGGGCTCCCTGGATCTACCACCGCGAACACGGGTTCCTCTATGTCAAGGGAACCGATGAGAAGAACCTATGGCTCTACCAGCCTTCGCTCGGATGGGTCCATACCGGCCAAGGCATCTACCCCCATCTCTACTCCCGCAACCGTGAGTCGTGGATCTTCCACGAAGCCGGCAGCCGGGAACCCCGCCATTTCTACGACTTCTCCACCCAGGAGTGGTTCGCCATCTCCAACTGATCCTCTTTTACTGCCATGCACGCGCTCCGCCCGTCCAAATCCGCCGCTTCGCTGCTCCTCGCCTGGCTTCTCGCCGCGACCGCCCTCTTCGCAGGTCCCCTTCCGGATTTCACCCCGGGCGACCCGCCCGCCTACATTCCGACCGATGCGCCGGACTTCATTCCTGATTTTCCGTTCGGTGATGTGGTCAGCCCCTACGTCGACTCCAAACCCGGTGCCCAATCCGTGAATACCGGCGAATCGGTCACCCTCCGGGTCGATGTGGCCGAGTTCGGCGGGACCGCTTACCAGTGGCTCAAGGACGGCGTCGCCATCAACGGCGCCACTGGCCCAACCTATGTTCTCGGCTCGGTTGATCAGACCGATACCGGCACCTACTCCGTCCGCATCACCATCGGTGAGACCACCCAGCTGACCTCGACCGCCTATTTCTCGGTCAGTTCGCCGACCATCGGCGACGGGAACCTCCTGAATATCTCCACCCGGGGTCTCATCGGTTCCGGGGAGACAGTCATGATCGGCGGTTTCGTCATCGCCGGCACCGGTCCCCGGACCGTCGCCATCATCGCCAAGGGCCCCAGCCTTACGGAATTCGGCATCACCAACGCCATCAGCGATCCGAAAATCGCCCTCTACCAGGGACAAACCGTCATCGGGACGAACGATTCACTTGCGGAACTTGATGCAGTCGAGCGCGATGCCCTCGTCGGCACCGGGATTGCTCCGGGCGACCCGGCCGAGCCGGGCATGGCCGTCTCCCTCGACCCCGGCGCCTACACCGTGCGGGTGACCAACAATGGAGGCACCGCGGGAGTCGGCCTGGTCGAAGTCTACGACTGGGATCTCCTGACCGGCGACAGTGAGGCCAGCGATTCCCGGCTGCTCAATATCTCCACCCGCGGCATCGTCGGCTCCGGAGAAAGCGTCATGATCGGCGGTTTTGTCATCGACGGCACCGATCCCAAGACAGTCGCGATCACGGCCAAGGGACCGAGCCTCGCCCAATACGGCATCGCCAATCCGATCTCGGACCCCTCGATCAAGCTGCGCAAGGGGGCCGACCTCGTCGCCCAGAATGACGACATCATCGCCCTGCCGACCCAGAATCGCGACATCCTGGCCCAGGGCGGAGTCCTTCCATCCGATCTCTACGAATCCGCCCTCCTCGTCACCCTCGAGCCCGGGGCCTATACGGTGGTCCTTCAGAACGACGGCCCGACCGCCGGCGTGGGCATCGTGGAGGTCTATGACTGGGACCGCGCCGCGCCCTGATCTTAGCGGTCTACCCAAATCTCGCAGAACAGGAACGCCCCGCCCTCACCGGCGGGGCGTTCCTGTTGCTCTCGGCAAAGCCGAGATGCAATCCCCGTTCAGGCCCAACTGACGAAGGACGATCCAATCTGTTCCGATGAGATCGTCAGCATATTGACTAATAGTAGAATCCGGCTAGCATTGCTCTTTCTTATGACAAGCGGCGGGCCACTGACACGCAACTTACTCGCGACTGGAAGAAGAGCCGTGATCGGTGCCGTGGCAGTGATGACGACGGCAATCGGACTTGCCGGCACCGCACCCAACCCCGCGTCGGTGAGTGTAGTCCGTTTCGCCTATGCGCGGCAGCTTTCAAACGACCTCATCGAGGCACCGATTGCGGTCGTCAGTTTTCACGTCAGACTTTCGGAATTCGCCCTGACCGAAGCTCTGCTCAGGGATTCTAAG carries:
- a CDS encoding immunoglobulin domain-containing protein encodes the protein MHALRPSKSAASLLLAWLLAATALFAGPLPDFTPGDPPAYIPTDAPDFIPDFPFGDVVSPYVDSKPGAQSVNTGESVTLRVDVAEFGGTAYQWLKDGVAINGATGPTYVLGSVDQTDTGTYSVRITIGETTQLTSTAYFSVSSPTIGDGNLLNISTRGLIGSGETVMIGGFVIAGTGPRTVAIIAKGPSLTEFGITNAISDPKIALYQGQTVIGTNDSLAELDAVERDALVGTGIAPGDPAEPGMAVSLDPGAYTVRVTNNGGTAGVGLVEVYDWDLLTGDSEASDSRLLNISTRGIVGSGESVMIGGFVIDGTDPKTVAITAKGPSLAQYGIANPISDPSIKLRKGADLVAQNDDIIALPTQNRDILAQGGVLPSDLYESALLVTLEPGAYTVVLQNDGPTAGVGIVEVYDWDRAAP
- a CDS encoding DUF1501 domain-containing protein, whose translation is MYVSRRGFIQGCCSGIAAMSGARLGYAAIAAPDEPGYNEEVLIVVFLRGGLDGLSLVGPMDGPDRAHYESYRPNLKLATTGDNKALPLDAPWGLNPQAAALHPIYQDGKLAFIQAIGMANGTRSHFDAQEFMELGTPGLKTARDGWLTRHLKTADNIPPEILMPSMSVSSIQPTSLRGDRDTLTFDGLNSFGINSGHWFYVDRQKTSLRRLFNLEDSRIHDAGVQALNAADIIGTYLDGAYAPSNGAVYPNNSFGRQLQNIAQMIKIQVGLRVVTVDLGGWDTHEEQGNDGGGYIGGQLNTLCSGLAALYQDLNGEGAANFMGKTTVVVQSEFGRRIRENASRGTDHGTGNLMMVMGGNVIGGVHGDWPGLHPDQLYDNADLAPTNDYRRILSEIVIRRLENPRLGQIFPGFDDYAPLGVVTGEDIPPDFNGAAPSNDLLPFKGLTTLGGGWKNSPWFGAFRDDRAPWIYHREHGFLYVKGTDEKNLWLYQPSLGWVHTGQGIYPHLYSRNRESWIFHEAGSREPRHFYDFSTQEWFAISN